CTCGGCGTTTTACGCGGTCGGCGGTGAGCCCCCCGAGCCTTCGATCGTCTTCATCGGCGCCCTCCTCGGGCTTGCGCTCGTCGCCGGATTCTCTTCCCTGCGCCGAAAGAATCCTGCGGCCGCGTTCGGAATCGCCCTCTTTCTGCTCCCGCTCGCGACCGTCATGAACTTCTTCTTCACGCTGCGGATCTGGATGACCGATCGATATCTGCTCTTCCCGACGATCGGGTCGTCGCTCGCGCTCGTGGCGCTGGCGACGCCGCTCTTCCGACCTCGGGGCGCCGATCGGGCTCCGGCCCGTCATGGTCCCGCCCGCGCGTGGCTTGCCGGAGCGGCGATCTCCCTGATCGGGCTCTACTCCATCCTGACCTTCGCGCGGATCGGCGTCTGGACCAGCAGCGTGAGCCTGTGGAGCGACGTTCTTCGAAAAGATCTCGACCTCCCGGGATCGGGGCCTGTGACCGCGCAGGATCTGAGCGGATCGTCCAAGATCGGATTGGTCGCGAACGGGCCCCTGATGGGCTTGGTCCACGCCTATCTGTGGATGGGCAACAATGAGGAGGCGGGCAAGGTCGCCGCCCTGGTGGGCGGTACGGCCGGGGCCGGCGCGGACGACAGCGAGCTGGCGCTGGCGCAGCGCGATCTCGACGCGGGGAAGCCCGGGGACGCGCTCCGGCGGCTCACGCCGATCTCTCAAGGCAAGACGTGGGTCGCGCCCCTGGCGACGATCTGGATCGGCGCGGTACAGAAGACCATGGGAAACGAAGAGGCCTCTCGTCAGTCGATCCGCGAGGGAATCGAGCGCTATCACAAGTCCGGCCAGCCCGCGACCGACGGCCTGATCCATGTCGGCACGGCGGCGTTCCGCCGCGGCGATTACCGCCAGGCGGCGGAGTGGTACGGGCTCGCGCTCCAGGAATCTCCGAAGGAGGCGAAGGCGGCATTCCACCTGGGGAGGGCCCTCGAGGAAAGCGGCGACGTTCCCAAGGCGATGGAGCTCTACAAGCGAATCACCGCCGGAGAACTGGTTATTCTGCCGGACGCCCAGTTCACAGTTCTCGACGTCTATCTTCAGATGGCCGTGGCCGCGCAGCGGATCGGCCATCGCCAGGAGGCGATCGGCTACTTCGAGGAGGTTCTCCGGCGCTCTCCGGGTCACCCGAAGCGCGGCGCCATCCTGGCTCAGATCAAGACCCTCCGCGCTCCTGCCGCGGCGAATCCGTAATTCAGGGACGAGGGACCATGGCGAAGAACAAGCGTCGGCGCGCGGCGATGACCCAGGGGAGCGGTGGGGCGCAGCCGTCGCCACCGGAGTCCTCCGTGACATCGGGCAAGACGACCGTGGAGCCGATCCTCAGCGGTCGCCCCGGCGCGCGCCTCCTCCTCCTGGCCGGTCTCACGGCCCTCTGCCTCGCCCCGTTCATCGGAAAGGCATTTCACATCGACGATCCGCTATTTGTTTGGGCCGCGAAGCAGATCCAGGCGAATCCCGGAAACCCGTACGGGTTTTCCGTCAATTGGTACGGAGTCGCGATGCCCATGTCGGAGGTCACCAAGAACCCGCCGTTGACCTCCTACTACATCGCGGCCGTCGCGGCCGTAGCGGGATGGAGCGAGCGGGCTCTCCATCTCGCGTTTCTTCTGCCGGCCATCGTGGCGATCCTCGGAACGTATCTCCTCGCCGAGCGGATGTGCCGCCGGCCGCTCCTCGCGGCCCTTTGCACGCTCTTCACGCCCGCATTCATCGTATCGAGCAGCAACGTCATGTCGGATACCTTGATGCTCGCCCTCTGGGTTGTCGCGGTCTATCTCTGGGTGACTGGCCTGCAAAGCCGATCCTGGATCCTGCTGACGCTTTCCGGCATTGCGATCGCCCTCTGCTCGTTGGCGAAATATTTCGGGATGTCGCTGATCCCGCTGTTGTTCCTCTACTCGGTGTTCCGCGAGCGGCGCGTCTCGTGGGCCGCCGCGTATCTCCTCGTGCCGGTGGTTCTCCTTGGCGCCTACCAGTGGGCGACGAACGCGCTCTATGGGCGCGGCCTCCTGCTGGACGCGGCCTCGTACGCCACGGGGGCCCGGACCAGCTGGAGTAAGTATTCGTTCGAGAAATTGTTGATCGGATTGGGATTCACCGGCGGTTGTCTCGGCGCGACATGGCTGTTCGCGCTCCGATCGCGGCGTCCCACGGCGCTCTTGGCGGTCGGGGCGACCGCGATCGCGGTGACGGTCGCCGTCGCGAGCGCGAGGATGATCGGAAGCCACGAATTGGGAGAGGGGGACCAAAATCTGTGGGCGACGGCGGGGCTCCTGGGCCTCTTCGTGGCGGGAGGGCTCAGCATCCTGGCGCCGGCGATCCTCCCTCTGCTGAAGCGGACCGATCCCGATGAGATGCTGCTCGCCCTCTGGATCCTCGGCACATTCGCATTTGCCGCGATGGTGAACTGGTCCACGAATGCCCGATCGATCCTGCCGATGATTCCGGCCGTGGCCATCATGATGATGCGCGAGCTCGAGCATCGGCGAAACGCGCGGCTGGGGGTGGGACCGATTGTCGCCGGCATCGCGCTGGCCGCGGCCGTGGCCATGGGAGTGGGTTGGGCCGATTTCGTGTACGCCAACAGCTCGCGGCAGGCAGCGAACGTGATTCACGCGAAGTACCG
This portion of the Candidatus Eisenbacteria bacterium genome encodes:
- a CDS encoding tetratricopeptide repeat protein; amino-acid sequence: MSKSKPKGRQNPPRDNVLRRPWIAPAALVLLTALVYARSMLVPVHDWDDYVYIFRDSRLEHLSGANLLRILTQPFFANFHPITTLTYAFDRAVWGTWVPGFHLTQLAFYIGGVVGLYFLFARLLGWRPGAFVAAAIFATHTIHVESVAWLASRKDVVCLFFYALALNTYVRYAGSTSIRWGTYALTFVLSAAAMLSKGYAVVLPAVFFAYDLCFSGRITRRQIVDKLPFLTIAAVTILLTTNAQDRDSALIQPGLPLVARVALLAKIFALYVGHALLPVRLSAFYAVGGEPPEPSIVFIGALLGLALVAGFSSLRRKNPAAAFGIALFLLPLATVMNFFFTLRIWMTDRYLLFPTIGSSLALVALATPLFRPRGADRAPARHGPARAWLAGAAISLIGLYSILTFARIGVWTSSVSLWSDVLRKDLDLPGSGPVTAQDLSGSSKIGLVANGPLMGLVHAYLWMGNNEEAGKVAALVGGTAGAGADDSELALAQRDLDAGKPGDALRRLTPISQGKTWVAPLATIWIGAVQKTMGNEEASRQSIREGIERYHKSGQPATDGLIHVGTAAFRRGDYRQAAEWYGLALQESPKEAKAAFHLGRALEESGDVPKAMELYKRITAGELVILPDAQFTVLDVYLQMAVAAQRIGHRQEAIGYFEEVLRRSPGHPKRGAILAQIKTLRAPAAANP
- a CDS encoding phospholipid carrier-dependent glycosyltransferase produces the protein MAKNKRRRAAMTQGSGGAQPSPPESSVTSGKTTVEPILSGRPGARLLLLAGLTALCLAPFIGKAFHIDDPLFVWAAKQIQANPGNPYGFSVNWYGVAMPMSEVTKNPPLTSYYIAAVAAVAGWSERALHLAFLLPAIVAILGTYLLAERMCRRPLLAALCTLFTPAFIVSSSNVMSDTLMLALWVVAVYLWVTGLQSRSWILLTLSGIAIALCSLAKYFGMSLIPLLFLYSVFRERRVSWAAAYLLVPVVLLGAYQWATNALYGRGLLLDAASYATGARTSWSKYSFEKLLIGLGFTGGCLGATWLFALRSRRPTALLAVGATAIAVTVAVASARMIGSHELGEGDQNLWATAGLLGLFVAGGLSILAPAILPLLKRTDPDEMLLALWILGTFAFAAMVNWSTNARSILPMIPAVAIMMMRELEHRRNARLGVGPIVAGIALAAAVAMGVGWADFVYANSSRQAANVIHAKYRSNPRGIWFEGHWGFQYYMDALGGKAIDSRTTQLYPGDIIVIPENNTNVSPAPEDRTRLVETIEIPGGRWISTMRLGAGLYSDAFGLLPFTVGKVPAERYKVYEGILPQ